The following are encoded in a window of Megalobrama amblycephala isolate DHTTF-2021 linkage group LG19, ASM1881202v1, whole genome shotgun sequence genomic DNA:
- the LOC125254668 gene encoding histone H1-like, with the protein MAETAPAPAAAAPAKAPKKKSAAKAKKAGPGVGELIVKAVSASKERSGVSLAALKKAIAASGYDVEKNNSRVKIAIKSLVTKGTLVQVKGTGASGSFKLNKQKAETKKKPAKKAAPKAKKPAAKKPAAAKKPKKAAAKKPAAKKSPKKAKKPAATAAKKATKSPKKAKKPAAAKKAAKSPKKAKAAKPNATKPKAAKPKKAAPKKK; encoded by the coding sequence ATGGCAGAAACCGCTCCAGCCCCGGCTGCTGCCGCCCCGGCCAAAGCGCCCAAGAAGAAGTCAGCTGCAAAAGCCAAGAAAGCAGGTCCAGGTGTCGGTGAACTCATCGTCAAAGCTGTGTCCGCATCCAAGGAGAGGAGCGGCGTGTCCCTCGCCGCCCTGAAGAAAGCTATCGCCGCCAGCGGTTACGACGTAGAGAAGAACAACTCCCGCGTCAAGATCGCCATCAAGAGTCTGGTGACTAAAGGCACATTGGTGCAGGTCAAAGGGACCGGCGCTTCGGGCTCATTCAAGCTCAACAAGCAGAAAGCCGAGACCAAGAAGAAGCCGGCCAAGAAAGCGGCTCCTAAAGCGAAGAAGCCCGCGGCCAAGAAACCCGCTGCTGCCAAGAAGCCCAAGAAAGCAGCGGCAAAGAAGCCCGCCGCCAAGAAATCGCCCAAAAAGGCCAAGAAACCCGCCGCCACAGCCGCTAAGAAGGCGACGAAGAGCCCCAAGAAGGCAAAGAAGCCAGCAGCCGCTAAGAAAGCAGCCAAGAGCCCCAAAAAGGCCAAGGCGGCTAAACCTAATGCGACAAAGCCTAAAGCCGCCAAGCCTAAAAAGGCAGCGcccaaaaagaaataa
- the LOC125254670 gene encoding histone H2A-like, with protein MSGRGKTGGKARAKAKTRSSRAGLQFPVGRVHRLLRKGNYAERVGAGAPVYLAAVLEYLTAEILELAGNAARDNKKTRIIPRHLQLAVRNDEELNKLLGGVTIAQGGVLPNIQAVLLPKKTEKPAKSK; from the coding sequence ATGAGCGGCAGAGGTAAAACTGGAGGCAAAGCCAGAGCCAAGGCTAAGACTCGCTCATCCAGGGCAGGACTGCAGTTCCCCGTCGGCCGTGTTCACAGGCTTCTCCGCAAAGGCAACTACGCCGAGCGCGTCGGTGCTGGTGCTCCTGTTTATCTGGCGGCTGTGCTCGAGTATCTTACCGCTGAGATCCTGGAGTTGGCTGGAAATGCCGCTCGGGACAACAAGAAGACCCGCATCATCCCCCGTCATCTGCAGCTGGCGGTGCGCAACGACGAAGAGTTGAACAAACTTCTGGGCGGAGTGACCATCGCTCAAGGCGGTGTGCTGCCCAACATCCAGGCTGTGCTGCTGCCCAAGAAGACCGAGAAACCCGCCAAATCCAAATAA
- the LOC125254626 gene encoding histone H3 — MARTKQTARKSTGGKAPRKQLATKAARKSAPATGGVKKPHRYRPGTVALREIRRYQKSTELLIRKLPFQRLVREIAQDFKTDLRFQSSAVMALQEASEAYLVGLFEDTNLCAIHAKRVTIMPKDIQLARRIRGERA, encoded by the coding sequence ATGGCAAGAACTAAGCAAACCGCTCGTAAATCCACCGGTGGCAAAGCCCCGAGGAAGCAGCTCGCTACCAAAGCCGCCCGTAAGAGCGCTCCGGCCACCGGCGGCGTCAAGAAGCCCCATCGTTACAGGCCCGGGACCGTGGCTCTCCGAGAGATCCGCCGTTATCAGAAGTCCACCGAGCTGCTGATCCGCAAACTGCCCTTCCAGCGGCTGGTCCGAGAAATCGCTCAGGACTTCAAGACGGATCTGCGCTTCCAGAGCTCCGCTGTCATGGCCCTGCAGGAGGCCAGCGAGGCTTATTTGGTCGGTCTGTTTGAGGACACCAATCTGTGCGCCATCCACGCCAAGAGGGTCACCATCATGCCCAAAGACATTCAGCTGGCCCGCCGTATCCGCGGAGAGCGCGCCTAA
- the LOC125254599 gene encoding histone H4 yields MSGRGKGGKGLGKGGAKRHRKVLRDNIQGITKPAIRRLARRGGVKRISGLIYEETRGVLKVFLENVIRDAVTYTEHAKRKTVTAMDVVYALKRQGRTLYGFGG; encoded by the coding sequence ATGTCTGGAAGAGGCAAAGGCGGTAAAGGACTCGGAAAAGGAGGCGCCAAGCGTCACCGTAAAGTTCTGCGCGATAACATTCAGGGAATCACCAAACCCGCCATCCGTCGTCTCGCTCGCCGTGGCGGTGTCAAGCGCATCTCCGGTCTGATCTACGAGGAGACCCGCGGAGTGTTGAAGGTGTTTCTGGAGAACGTCATCCGCGATGCCGTCACCTACACCGAGCACGCCAAGAGAAAGACCGTGACCGCCATGGATGTTGTGTACGCGCTGAAGCGACAGGGACGCACTCTGTACGGCTTCGGAGGATAA
- the LOC125254594 gene encoding histone H2B, producing the protein MPEPAKSAPKKGSKKAVTKTAGKGGKKRKRSRKESYAIYVYKVLKQVHPDTGISSKAMGIMNSFVNDIFERIAGESSRLAHYNKRSTITSREIQTAVRLLLPGELAKHAVSEGTKAVTKYTSSK; encoded by the coding sequence ATGCCTGAACCAGCAAAGTCCGCGCCTAAGAAGGGCTCCAAGAAGGCCGTCACGAAGACCGCCGGTAAGGGAGGAAAGAAGCGCAAGAGGTCCAGAAAGGAGAGCTACGCTATCTACGTCTACAAAGTCCTGAAGCAGGTTCATCCTGACACCGGCATCTCTTCCAAGGCGATGGGCATCATGAACTCTTTCGTCAACGACATCTTCGAGCGCATCGCCGGTGAGTCGTCTCGTCTCGCTCACTACAACAAGCGCTCCACCATCACTTCTAGAGAGATCCAGACCGCTGTGCGTCTGCTGCTGCCCGGAGAGCTGGCCAAACACGCCGTGTCCGAGGGCACCAAGGCCGTCACCAAGTACACCAGCTCCAAGTAG